Proteins encoded by one window of Streptomyces sp. NBC_01477:
- a CDS encoding Lrp/AsnC family transcriptional regulator, whose protein sequence is MTAYSLDATDWRLLEALQHDGRASYAELARTVAMSPSAVTERVRRLEEAGVITGYSAVIDHDRIGLPILALVRLRYPTGNYKPFHDLLASTPEVLEAHHVTGDDCFVMKVAARSMRHLEETTGRISGLGAVTTSVVYSSPLERRPLVL, encoded by the coding sequence ATGACCGCTTATTCACTGGACGCCACCGACTGGCGGCTGCTGGAAGCCCTCCAGCACGACGGACGGGCCAGCTACGCCGAGCTGGCGCGTACCGTCGCGATGTCGCCGAGCGCCGTCACCGAGCGGGTGCGGCGGCTGGAGGAGGCCGGGGTGATCACCGGCTACTCCGCGGTGATCGACCACGACCGCATCGGCCTGCCGATCCTGGCGCTGGTCAGGCTGCGCTATCCGACCGGCAACTACAAGCCCTTCCACGACCTGCTGGCGAGCACGCCCGAGGTGCTGGAGGCGCACCATGTCACCGGGGACGACTGCTTCGTGATGAAGGTGGCCGCGCGCTCGATGCGGCACCTGGAGGAGACCACCGGCCGGATCTCCGGGCTCGGCGCGGTCACCACGAGCGTCGTCTACTCCTCGCCGCTGGAGCGCCGCCCGCTGGTGCTGTGA
- a CDS encoding rhodanese-like domain-containing protein: protein MTTEQLTDPLTSTNAVLRVPPAAPEAAAAHFAASLAFHTDVSDVAAALGGAADPGFLLVDTRSTESWDQGHIPGAVHLPTADIPRLAEVLLHRSVPVVVHCWGPGCNGATRAAHALAGLGYQVKEMLGGFEYWIREGFGYETAAGPARRDPDALTAPLSSGACGC, encoded by the coding sequence ATGACAACAGAGCAGCTGACCGACCCGCTGACCAGCACGAACGCGGTCCTCCGGGTGCCGCCCGCCGCCCCCGAGGCCGCCGCCGCCCATTTCGCGGCGAGCCTCGCCTTCCACACCGATGTCTCCGACGTGGCCGCCGCGCTCGGCGGCGCGGCCGACCCCGGCTTCCTCCTGGTGGACACCCGCAGCACCGAGTCCTGGGACCAGGGCCACATCCCCGGCGCGGTCCACCTGCCCACCGCCGACATCCCCCGGCTCGCCGAGGTCCTCCTGCACCGCTCGGTCCCCGTCGTCGTCCACTGCTGGGGCCCCGGCTGCAACGGCGCGACCCGCGCGGCACACGCGCTGGCCGGGCTCGGCTACCAGGTCAAGGAGATGCTCGGCGGGTTCGAATACTGGATCCGCGAGGGCTTCGGCTACGAGACGGCCGCGGGCCCGGCCCGCCGCGACCCCGACGCCCTGACGGCGCCGCTGTCCTCCGGCGCGTGCGGCTGCTGA
- a CDS encoding GNAT family N-acetyltransferase, which produces MTLHASLDGGRLVLTQGRLTLREQLPKDAAQLADGEPAGLTWIDGVPGEGTIGAASMTVAAAVAGMYRPGWGVFAIQRTIDGTALGGAGFHGPPDGGAVEIGYDLSASGRGAGWATDAARALCQWALGQPEVDLVLATTEPANSASQAVLARVGFLRVADRGELWAYELRHLPA; this is translated from the coding sequence ATGACCCTGCACGCTTCCCTCGACGGCGGCCGGCTGGTCCTGACCCAGGGCCGGCTGACACTGCGCGAGCAGCTGCCGAAGGACGCCGCGCAGCTGGCCGACGGCGAACCCGCCGGGCTGACGTGGATCGACGGGGTGCCGGGCGAGGGCACGATCGGCGCGGCCTCGATGACGGTCGCCGCGGCCGTGGCCGGGATGTACCGGCCCGGCTGGGGCGTCTTCGCGATCCAGCGCACCATCGACGGTACGGCGCTGGGCGGCGCCGGCTTCCACGGGCCGCCGGACGGCGGGGCGGTCGAGATCGGCTACGACCTGTCCGCGTCCGGCCGCGGCGCCGGCTGGGCGACGGACGCGGCGCGCGCCTTGTGCCAGTGGGCCCTGGGCCAGCCCGAGGTCGACCTCGTCCTGGCCACGACCGAGCCGGCGAACAGCGCGTCCCAGGCGGTGCTGGCCCGCGTCGGCTTCCTCCGTGTCGCCGACCGCGGCGAGCTGTGGGCGTACGAGCTGCGTCACCTGCCGGCCTGA
- a CDS encoding DUF885 domain-containing protein, protein MSNLTSSSLPRQVADAYVDALIELDPLLGTYLGVPGAARRLPDLSPAGAEALAALARDTLDRLAEAETLPGADSDVERRCGRLLRERLTAELAVHAADEHLRSVSNLNSPAHHVREAFALMPTDTPENYADIAARMRALPAALAGYRASLTEGLARKLPGGPRQVATMVEQFGEWTGDGGSGSWFAGLVADGPQELRDELDAAAAEATTAFTGLRDWLRDSYAPAVEGAPDTVGRERYATWSRMWNGTDLDLDEAYAYGWSEYHRLHAEMVGEAAKILPGKDPWEVLAHLDGHGQAIEGVEEVREWLQGIMDEAIDALDGTHFDLADRVKKVEARIAPPGGAAAPYYTAPSEDFTRPGRTWLPTMGRTRFPVFDLVSTWYHEGVPGHHLQLAQWAHVAGDLSRYQASVGLVSANVEGWALYAERLMDELGFLTDPERRLGYLDAQMMRAVRVIVDIGLHTGFAVPADSPFHPGETWTPELAREFFGRHSGRQPEFIDSEIIRYLGMPAQAIGYKLGERAWLLGREAARAAHGDAFDAKAWHMAALSQGSLGLDDLVAEISAL, encoded by the coding sequence ATGTCCAATCTCACCAGCTCCTCTCTCCCCCGCCAGGTCGCCGACGCCTACGTCGACGCGCTGATCGAACTCGACCCGCTGCTCGGCACGTACCTCGGTGTGCCCGGCGCGGCCCGGCGGCTGCCCGACCTCTCCCCCGCCGGAGCCGAGGCGCTGGCCGCGCTGGCCCGCGACACCCTGGACCGGCTGGCCGAGGCCGAGACACTGCCCGGGGCGGACAGCGATGTCGAGCGGCGCTGCGGGCGGCTGCTGCGCGAGCGGCTGACCGCGGAGCTGGCGGTGCACGCGGCGGACGAGCACCTGCGGTCGGTGAGCAACCTCAACTCCCCCGCGCACCACGTCCGTGAGGCGTTCGCGCTGATGCCGACCGACACCCCGGAGAACTACGCCGACATCGCCGCCCGGATGCGCGCCCTGCCGGCCGCGCTGGCCGGCTACCGGGCCTCGCTCACCGAGGGCCTGGCGCGCAAGCTGCCCGGCGGGCCGCGGCAGGTCGCCACGATGGTGGAGCAGTTCGGCGAGTGGACCGGCGACGGCGGCTCCGGCAGCTGGTTCGCGGGCCTGGTCGCGGACGGCCCGCAGGAGCTGCGCGACGAGCTGGACGCGGCCGCCGCCGAGGCCACCACCGCCTTCACCGGGCTGCGCGACTGGCTGCGCGACAGCTACGCCCCCGCGGTCGAGGGCGCGCCCGACACGGTGGGCCGCGAGCGGTACGCGACCTGGTCGCGGATGTGGAACGGCACCGACCTCGACCTCGACGAGGCGTACGCGTACGGCTGGTCCGAGTACCACCGGCTGCACGCCGAGATGGTCGGCGAGGCGGCGAAGATCCTGCCGGGCAAGGACCCCTGGGAGGTGCTGGCGCACCTCGACGGGCACGGGCAGGCCATCGAGGGCGTCGAGGAGGTGCGGGAGTGGCTGCAGGGCATCATGGACGAGGCCATCGACGCGCTCGACGGCACGCACTTCGACCTGGCCGACCGGGTCAAGAAGGTCGAGGCGCGGATCGCGCCCCCCGGCGGCGCGGCGGCGCCGTATTACACCGCGCCCTCCGAGGACTTCACCCGGCCCGGCCGCACCTGGCTGCCGACGATGGGCCGCACCCGCTTCCCCGTCTTCGACCTGGTCTCGACCTGGTATCACGAGGGCGTGCCCGGGCATCACCTGCAACTCGCCCAGTGGGCGCACGTGGCGGGCGACCTGTCCCGCTACCAGGCGAGCGTCGGCCTGGTCAGCGCCAATGTCGAGGGCTGGGCGCTGTACGCCGAGCGGCTGATGGACGAGCTGGGCTTCCTCACCGACCCGGAGCGGCGGCTCGGCTATCTGGACGCGCAGATGATGCGGGCGGTGCGGGTCATCGTCGACATCGGCCTGCACACGGGGTTCGCCGTCCCGGCGGACTCCCCCTTCCACCCCGGTGAGACCTGGACGCCCGAGCTGGCCAGGGAGTTCTTCGGCCGGCACAGCGGGCGGCAGCCGGAGTTCATCGACAGCGAGATCATCCGCTATCTGGGCATGCCGGCCCAGGCGATCGGCTACAAGCTCGGCGAGCGCGCCTGGCTGCTCGGCCGGGAGGCCGCCCGCGCCGCCCACGGTGACGCCTTCGACGCGAAGGCGTGGCACATGGCGGCGCTGTCGCAGGGCTCGCTGGGCCTGGACGACCTGGTCGCGGAGATCTCCGCGCTGTAG
- a CDS encoding Lrp/AsnC family transcriptional regulator: protein MSDSVALDPVDLHILRLLQNDARTTYRDLAAAVGVAPSTCLDRVARLRRSGVILGQELRLDPAKLGRGLEALLLVQVRPHRRDLIDPFVERIRGLPETRALFHLTGPDDFLAQVAVTGTADLQRLVVDEFTARPEVARVETRLIFQQWDCGPLLPPG from the coding sequence GTGTCCGATTCCGTCGCACTCGATCCGGTGGACCTGCACATACTCCGGCTGCTGCAGAACGATGCCCGGACCACCTACCGGGACCTGGCTGCGGCGGTCGGCGTGGCGCCCTCGACGTGTCTTGACCGGGTGGCCAGGCTGCGGCGCAGCGGGGTCATCCTGGGACAGGAGCTGCGGCTGGACCCGGCGAAGCTGGGCCGCGGCCTTGAGGCGCTGCTGCTGGTGCAGGTGCGACCGCACCGCAGGGACCTCATCGACCCCTTCGTGGAGCGGATCCGCGGGCTGCCCGAGACCCGCGCGCTGTTCCATCTGACCGGCCCCGACGACTTCCTGGCGCAGGTCGCCGTGACCGGCACCGCCGACCTGCAGCGGCTGGTGGTGGACGAGTTCACCGCGCGGCCCGAGGTCGCGCGGGTGGAGACCCGGCTGATCTTCCAGCAGTGGGACTGCGGTCCGCTGCTGCCGCCCGGATGA
- a CDS encoding trans-sulfuration enzyme family protein, with protein sequence METTREATPARALATEAVHAGRDDLAALGLHAAPLDLSTTYPSYDSRGEAERIDAFAATGARPQGPPVYARLDNPTTARFETALARLEGTRTAVAFASGMAALSACLLARSAAGLRHVVAVRPLYGSSDHLLSSGLLGTEVTWTDPAGIAAAIRPDTGLVLVETPANPTLAEIDLRAVAHDCGSVPLLADNTFATPVLQRPAESGARIVLHSATKYLGGHGDVLGGAVACDEEFAGVLRQVRFATGAVLHPLAGYLLLRGLATLPVRVRAASATAALLAARLAADPRVSAVHYPRIGGAMVAFEVRGDPHAVIAAVRLITPAVSLGSVDTLIQHPASISHRVVTARDRASGGVGERLLRMSVGLEDAEDLWRDLDAALTASAAAPAPAPVRSAR encoded by the coding sequence ATGGAGACCACACGGGAAGCGACCCCGGCGCGGGCGCTGGCCACCGAGGCGGTGCACGCCGGCCGCGACGATCTCGCGGCGCTCGGGCTGCACGCCGCGCCGCTCGACCTGTCCACCACCTATCCCTCGTACGACAGCCGCGGCGAGGCCGAGCGCATCGACGCCTTCGCCGCGACCGGCGCCCGCCCGCAGGGGCCGCCGGTCTACGCCCGGCTCGACAACCCGACCACCGCCCGCTTCGAGACGGCGCTCGCCCGCCTCGAAGGCACCCGGACGGCGGTCGCCTTCGCCAGCGGCATGGCCGCGCTCAGCGCCTGCCTGCTGGCCAGGTCGGCGGCCGGGCTGCGGCACGTCGTCGCGGTACGCCCGCTGTACGGCTCCAGCGACCACCTGCTGAGCAGCGGACTGCTCGGCACCGAGGTCACCTGGACCGACCCGGCGGGCATCGCGGCGGCGATCCGCCCGGACACCGGCCTGGTCCTGGTCGAGACCCCGGCCAATCCGACGCTCGCCGAGATCGACCTGCGGGCGGTCGCCCACGACTGCGGCTCGGTGCCGCTGCTGGCCGACAACACCTTCGCCACGCCGGTCCTCCAGCGGCCCGCCGAGTCCGGCGCCCGGATCGTGCTGCACAGCGCCACCAAATACCTCGGCGGCCACGGGGACGTGCTCGGCGGGGCCGTGGCCTGCGACGAGGAATTCGCCGGGGTGCTGCGGCAGGTGCGGTTCGCCACCGGCGCCGTCCTGCACCCGCTGGCCGGCTATCTGCTGCTGCGCGGTCTGGCCACGCTGCCGGTACGGGTACGCGCCGCGTCCGCGACCGCCGCGCTGCTCGCCGCCCGGCTGGCCGCCGACCCGCGGGTGAGCGCGGTGCACTACCCGCGGATCGGCGGCGCGATGGTGGCCTTCGAGGTACGCGGCGACCCGCACGCGGTGATCGCCGCCGTACGCCTGATCACCCCGGCGGTCAGCCTCGGCAGCGTCGACACCCTCATCCAGCACCCCGCCTCCATCAGCCACCGGGTGGTCACCGCGCGGGACCGGGCGAGCGGCGGCGTCGGCGAACGGCTGCTGCGGATGTCGGTCGGCCTGGAGGACGCGGAGGATCTGTGGCGCGACCTCGACGCGGCCCTGACCGCGTCGGCCGCCGCACCTGCCCCCGCTCCTGTTCGCAGCGCCCGCT